The Channa argus isolate prfri chromosome 13, Channa argus male v1.0, whole genome shotgun sequence DNA window tttaaaatggcaaaaagagtaaaacacatTCAGTTAGCACAAATGTCATcagaaatgaattatttttgaattaatttatcgaatggaatgcaaacatttagaCTTGTGCAATTTTAATTATTCGACTAACTCTTTTAAACTCAACCATTTCTGTTACTTCTGATGGTGAAAATTAGTATTATCTTAATGTGCATTATTTTCATGTTATGGTTAAAGTTAAGTTGGCATCAACCTGTAATATGTACATGTATTAAAAGCAATGCCATTATATTCTACCAGTTGTGCTTTGATGGCCTTCTTTTATATTAAGTATCTTTATAACTtctaaaaacactttgtaaTGCTGTTCAACTGAACTCTCCCTGCCTTCAGTCTCAGCTGACAAGAACCGTACCTCTGGTTATTGGCATGTAGCTCCAtgtaagaagagaaaaagtcaaGTTTTGCGTGgataataatattgttattgAAGGTACCTTTGGTAGAATTACTTTAGATCTGAAATTACAGATTataaaagaaagacataagaaTACAGATGTGAAAAGATTTGTAGAAACTTAAAAAACAGGTGGCGGTTGTTAATACTCTCTCACAGAGTTGAAATATAAAGCAGGACCTCaatttttgtgaatgttttggGTGGATAGAAGGAACCGAGGCCAAGCAGGAGATTCTGTGCCATGAATTGGCTTCTGCTAGAAGTAGACAGGAGTTGTCCAAGACTTTGGTGTGAATGGGGTTAAATGGAGAATGGCAGCACTACTGGAAGCATGAAAGGAAGGAAGCAACGAAGAGaggggcagaaaaaaaaagatgtcataGTAGCTAGGTTAATAATTGAAAACAGTCTACACATTACATCACATAAGGAAGCATCCACATGGGAGGTATTATAGTATTCAAGCAGTAGAAACAGTGGAGCATGTGATAATGAAGTGCAGCAAGTACACAGCAAATACGgaacaaatgttaaatgatcGGAAACCAAGAAGGAGGAGGAACACATTTAAAGAGTTTATTGGATTGTGGAGGAACGGAAACAGGAATGGTTTTGAATTCCCTTCAAAGTATTGAAATGCACAAGAAAGTAGGAAGATGGCGGTAATGCACCTTATAGCACGGAGAACGCCAAAAAAATCTTCAAGAGAAGAACCTCGGGCGTCTCCTTTAACATGTTGATCATGACGTATGTGCAGCGTTAAAATCCAAAGTGACTCAGTTATTTCTAAAATGTGTCAGATAAGTAGGTTGGAACTGAATAGTCATTTATTCAATTTAGAGTCAAAATTTAGTCGAATATGCTTTTACATCGAGTGTCTAACGTCTTTCGCACTTAATCcacttgttttgtgttgtcGGACGTAGACAGTCGCAGTACGttttatactgtagctttagcTTTATAAGTCAATCACGAAGAACCCGTCGACGGGGGGTTGGCGAAGACCTCTGGCTGCATTGCTCACAAGTGGCCTGGGTTGTTTCCAGGCATGAAGAGAAAAGCTATGGGTACAACTCAGAGTTCTTCGTCAAAACGGGAGACGTCTTCCGGTTCAGCCGCGTTGACTGTAAGTAGCTTCGCTGCGGGACTTCAGCCCCAGATAAATGCTCCCAGTCCCAGAGAAATGCTCAGAGAGCTGCACAGGTCTGCACCTAGTAGAAGGGTTTAGTGTCGGTGGTCACCGTTAGTGTCCGTGAGTAAGTGATACAGCCGATCGGTGGTGAGCATGTCGACACAGCGAAATGCTCCTTCAACAAGGCTGGAATTTGAATTACAGTGTTAAGATTATCGTCAGTGCGTTAAAATACACCAAAAACACCACGTCGTCTCGATAGATCTTAAAACatgttgaatttaaatttagatttccACCTTGTGACAGGAAACAAATGTGGCACAGGGGGATTTCCGATGAAGTGGGACAGAAACCAGCTCATATCAACAAGCTAGTGACTTAAAGAACCATGGTAGTGTTTATTTGGTAATTTAGCTTTAAGACATGCTCATTTACAAACATGCTTTTTGGGTTAACTGCACGAGacgttcaatacaaatatgatcAATAAAAAATCAATAAGGCGAAAGAAGCAACAATATGTTCATGGGTAAAGGTTTATGGCCTCTTTCCAGATATGTAACCTGCACCTGTCAAGACGGACAGTTGCCACACTTTATACAGTGAAGGTCCAAAGTATATTTAAAAGGTCACCAGACAGTGAATAAATATTGTACTCAGTCTTCATAAGTTTTATCAGTTTGTtcagagacatttaaaatgcttaTCCTCCATTTACATGAAATAGATAAATATTCTAATGAAAGGCAGTTAGTTTGCTGCTGTATATAAATTATCTGATTTATATGAAACTatgcaaatgtataaatatatagtaATTCATTGTTGCTCTGTTAGGGGTTcacatctgtgcagatgttaTTTTAAGAATCTTCACTTGTCACTTATCAAAAGTTTGTGTTATCTGATACAGATTTAAGATTTTAAtcaataatatttatttcaaatgctATAGAGCTAAATTGTTAGCACTACTACACAGTATGTGAGCTATCTGTGTCCTTTTTGGTCTCTATCAGTTATTCAGTATTCCTGTGGAGATCCTGGAGGAAGTCTTCCTGAACCTTCCTCCCAATCAGGTGGTGCATGTTTGTCGGTTGGTTTGCCGTCAGTGGAAAGAAGTGGCTGACAGTGAAGCTTTGTGGAGGGAAAGGTGCAGAAGAGAAGGATATCACCTCCGTGTGCCTTCCAGAATACCCAGAGACTGGAGGCTGTTTTACTTCTTGTgcaagaagagaagaaatctTATCCAGAATCCAAGAGCAGAACGTAAGAAACCTGAAAGCTAACTTTCTTCAACATTTGGTGGTCCTGCTGAACAAGTTTGGAATAATATGTAATCTACTTTTTTGTAGAAGAATTCAACGGTTGGGAGATAATAGCTAATGGTGGTGATAAATGGGTAGTAGAAGGCATTTTTGAACCACATCCAAACGAGAAAGTCCGGAAAAACTTTGTGACCTCTTATCAGTGAGTATTGACCAAGAGAGATGTAGAAAACATACAGCAGTAAATGCTACATTCATATAATGCAGTGTCTAAAgcttatttttttcacagcctGTGCAAGAAATCCCAGTTGATTGATCTGGAGAAGGAGGGTTACAACCCATCATTTATGGATCAATTCCAACCAGACATCAAAATATCTGATTGGTGAGAACGTTAAAAACTGATCAATGACAACATTGTTGTTTTGACTTGTTGGGTAACAAGTGTCTCCCGAATTGCAGTTCTCTTGCATATTTCATCAGGctttctctgtattttgctgcacttagGGAGACCACATTCCACATTCCTCTGATTTCTCAATGATGGTTTTAACTGGCcacatttcttctttctctccccgGACTTTTGCTATCTCTTTTTGCAGTGTTGTttgagtgttgtttttcttgatgATGTTGATTTTGGCCACGGTACTAGAAAGTAGACTTTTgagatacaggtgtatttatactactgTACAGTGATATGAAATACATCCACTACACAAGTGATCACTTCATCACTAATTAACTAATTGTTTGACTTACTAAACCAATTGGCTGAACCAGTGATTATTTAGAGGAGTCATGTTAAATGTAGTGAATACTTTTGTCAGTCACTTAAATTCCTGTTTATAATTTTCTTAATTCACATTAAATGAGAAGGTAAAGCATTACAAGGTCGATGAATAATATTTATAGGCTCAGTAACAACTGATCTCCGATCTtcatgtacatgtttgtgtgtccttgttATATTAGGTATGCTCCACGATATGACTGTAGCTGTGAATATGAGATCTGTGTAGAGTTGCTGAATCAAGCAAAGAGGAAAATCCAGACTTTTGCTCCGGAAACTGTTTACATTGAGCAGTGGAACAATAAGCAGTGGAGGCAGGTAAATACAAAGGTGTTGATTAATACACAGTTCAGAGGAGGTAGACAGCTGAAGGATGACTCTTGACTCactaataatttactttttagatGACCCATGTTTTCCAGAAGTATGGAAAAGGGGCACGATACATTCGATTTACCCATGGAGGCAAAGACTCAAAGTTCTGGGCAGGATGGTATGGAATTCGCCTCACTGAGAGCTGTGTTGAGATCTGTCCAGAAGTGGATACATAGCTCTTAAGGATTCATCTAACATCTGCTTTCTTTCATTGCTTAAAATTGCTCAAAGTTGCCTTACGTCAAATTATCTCTAGTTCC harbors:
- the LOC137139098 gene encoding F-box only protein 6-like isoform X2, whose translation is MLFSIPVEILEEVFLNLPPNQVVHVCRLVCRQWKEVADSEALWRERCRREGYHLRVPSRIPRDWRLFYFLCKKRRNLIQNPRAEQEFNGWEIIANGGDKWVVEGIFEPHPNEKVRKNFVTSYHLCKKSQLIDLEKEGYNPSFMDQFQPDIKISDWYAPRYDCSCEYEICVELLNQAKRKIQTFAPETVYIEQWNNKQWRQMTHVFQKYGKGARYIRFTHGGKDSKFWAGWYGIRLTESCVEICPEVDT
- the LOC137139098 gene encoding F-box only protein 6-like isoform X1 codes for the protein MKRKAMGTTQSSSSKRETSSGSAALTLFSIPVEILEEVFLNLPPNQVVHVCRLVCRQWKEVADSEALWRERCRREGYHLRVPSRIPRDWRLFYFLCKKRRNLIQNPRAEQEFNGWEIIANGGDKWVVEGIFEPHPNEKVRKNFVTSYHLCKKSQLIDLEKEGYNPSFMDQFQPDIKISDWYAPRYDCSCEYEICVELLNQAKRKIQTFAPETVYIEQWNNKQWRQMTHVFQKYGKGARYIRFTHGGKDSKFWAGWYGIRLTESCVEICPEVDT